The window ACATCAAATGAAAAATATGTGATTAGAGGACAGGCAAAGAAATCTACAAACTCGTTTTATTCATATGTTTCTCTTTATATTATCAACAAAAATGAACGGTTTACCATCTCCGTTCTTCCAGTTGAGAAAGGCACGTCAAAAGTGTATTATCTCTCTTATTTCATTGATTTGATAAAAAGTCTGAATTTTGGAATCAGAATTCTTTGCCTGGATAGGGAATTTTATTCTATCGATGTATTTGAATTTTTAAATGAACTCAATATTCCACATATAACTCCCGTTGTTAAGAGAGGAAAGAGAATAAAAAAGGTTCTCGCGGGTAATAAAAATAGATTCGATACATATCTTATGGAGAACTCGGAAAAAGAGATTCTTCTTGATATTGCGATTGATGTAAAATATTTGAAAGGAAAAAGAGGAAAGAATGGACGTGAGAATCTTGGTTTTGTAGTATATGGAATAAATTGGAGTCCGAGAAAAGTGAGCACGGTTTATAGGAGGAGGT of the Acidobacteriota bacterium genome contains:
- a CDS encoding ISH3 family transposase, producing the protein MAVNKNSIHSVQKRYEKVPCETSLRHHLKKLDLEKLMEVNNKILIQKPIETLKQNKKYEFAIDFTNDPYYGEINTSNEKYVIRGQAKKSTNSFYSYVSLYIINKNERFTISVLPVEKGTSKVYYLSYFIDLIKSLNFGIRILCLDREFYSIDVFEFLNELNIPHITPVVKRGKRIKKVLAGNKNRFDTYLMENSEKEILLDIAIDVKYLKGKRGKNGRENLGFVVYGINWSPRKVSTVYRRRFAIESSYRIRNQVKPNTSTKNVIIRYFYALISFLMKNIWLCLQKKHFTIVQRGPQIIKEDLFSQSDPDLSRGHLSQPRGSGYPEQPAQ